A window of Ictidomys tridecemlineatus isolate mIctTri1 chromosome 15, mIctTri1.hap1, whole genome shotgun sequence contains these coding sequences:
- the LOC110597466 gene encoding uncharacterized protein LOC110597466 isoform X2, with product MNEYQRIPPLISQMPSKMRRTHLGMGVKNSCSPYKVSRNNHLSPRQIKLRTEELRSIRGELSQIKTQVDSLLESLEHMDQQRDHPAGTKDSEDHRNPGSEGSSCRTPEPQQEPRDQMFHLEADSSEESTDTQQATKNQAPYQEGSQ from the exons ATGAATGAATACCAGAGGATCCCTCCACTCATCAGCCAGATGCCTTCCAAGATGAGAAGGACCCATTTGGGCATGGGAGTCAAGAACAGTTGCAGCCCCTACAAAGTTTCCAGGAATAACCACCTGTCCCCCAGGCAGATAAAGC TCAGGACTGAGGAGCTGCGCTCCATCAGAGGGGAGCTGAGCCAGATCAAAACTCAAGTGGACAGCCTGTTGGAGAGTCTGGAACATATGGACCAACAGAGAGACCATCCTGCAG GGACAAAGGACAGTGAAGATCACAGGAACCCTGGTAGTGAGGGGTCCTCATGCAGAACTCCGGAGCCCCAGCAGGAGCCCAGGGACCAGATGTTCCATCTGGAGGCAGACAGCTCCGAGGAAAGCACAGACACCCAGCAGGCA acAAAGAATCAAGCACCCTACCAAGAGGGAAGCCAGTAG
- the LOC110597466 gene encoding uncharacterized protein LOC110597466 isoform X1: MNEYQRIPPLISQMPSKMRRTHLGMGVKNSCSPYKVSRNNHLSPRQIKPVRTEELRSIRGELSQIKTQVDSLLESLEHMDQQRDHPAGTKDSEDHRNPGSEGSSCRTPEPQQEPRDQMFHLEADSSEESTDTQQATKNQAPYQEGSQ, encoded by the exons ATGAATGAATACCAGAGGATCCCTCCACTCATCAGCCAGATGCCTTCCAAGATGAGAAGGACCCATTTGGGCATGGGAGTCAAGAACAGTTGCAGCCCCTACAAAGTTTCCAGGAATAACCACCTGTCCCCCAGGCAGATAAAGC CAGTCAGGACTGAGGAGCTGCGCTCCATCAGAGGGGAGCTGAGCCAGATCAAAACTCAAGTGGACAGCCTGTTGGAGAGTCTGGAACATATGGACCAACAGAGAGACCATCCTGCAG GGACAAAGGACAGTGAAGATCACAGGAACCCTGGTAGTGAGGGGTCCTCATGCAGAACTCCGGAGCCCCAGCAGGAGCCCAGGGACCAGATGTTCCATCTGGAGGCAGACAGCTCCGAGGAAAGCACAGACACCCAGCAGGCA acAAAGAATCAAGCACCCTACCAAGAGGGAAGCCAGTAG